From the genome of Virgibacillus siamensis, one region includes:
- a CDS encoding DUF3231 family protein — MPNPFEAAIKLLKTMVDDEPKPPLHVGETYYCWLYTATMNEAQNYMLTALNTTTDDELLKVLKKSSEQCKSQAKQMEDFLKKEGAPIPTVAESKPNSNPKDVPLGVKLTDGEIANGISVKTAYAVSLSATAAAQAIRTDVSIIFSEFLAEKSLFGAEMKVLMRKRGWIKVPPYYYPPGMPQK; from the coding sequence TTGCCTAATCCTTTTGAGGCTGCAATCAAGCTGTTGAAAACAATGGTTGACGATGAACCAAAACCGCCGCTGCATGTAGGTGAAACATATTACTGCTGGCTTTACACCGCGACAATGAATGAGGCCCAAAATTATATGCTTACAGCTTTAAATACAACAACTGATGATGAATTACTTAAAGTTTTAAAAAAGAGTTCGGAACAATGTAAATCACAGGCCAAACAGATGGAGGATTTTTTGAAAAAGGAGGGTGCACCTATACCCACAGTGGCGGAGAGCAAGCCCAACTCAAACCCGAAAGATGTGCCGTTAGGTGTGAAATTAACCGACGGAGAAATTGCCAATGGAATTTCCGTAAAAACTGCCTATGCTGTTAGTTTATCCGCAACTGCTGCGGCCCAGGCAATCAGAACGGATGTGTCTATTATCTTTTCCGAATTTCTTGCTGAGAAGTCATTGTTCGGTGCGGAAATGAAAGTATTAATGCGGAAACGCGGATGGATCAAAGTACCACCGTATTATTATCCACCCGGAATGCCGCAAAAATAA
- a CDS encoding YczE/YyaS/YitT family protein codes for MVAAVRVAFFVVGLISFSFGISVAIHVQHLGIHPWDVLNVGLYEKFGLSIGTWNIICGLTLIVISWILDKSYIKLGTFLNAFMVGMFVDLFLWLDLLPKATPTWIDVMFMLTGIIIMGIGGGMYNAARLGSGPRDGFMLSMADRFHAPIGRVRIITESLVLLLGLVLGGPVFIFTFIFTFVQSPIFQFTFLKIDRYIKHLDTRHTQNLQSRAK; via the coding sequence TTGGTTGCTGCGGTTCGAGTGGCTTTTTTTGTTGTGGGACTAATATCGTTCAGTTTTGGAATTTCGGTTGCGATTCATGTGCAGCATCTGGGGATCCACCCTTGGGATGTATTAAATGTTGGGCTTTATGAAAAATTCGGGTTGTCTATTGGTACATGGAATATAATTTGCGGGCTTACGCTTATTGTTATCTCGTGGATTCTTGATAAAAGTTATATTAAACTTGGAACGTTTTTGAATGCGTTTATGGTCGGGATGTTTGTGGACCTTTTTTTGTGGCTGGATTTGCTCCCTAAAGCCACCCCTACTTGGATAGATGTCATGTTTATGCTGACCGGAATTATTATTATGGGAATAGGCGGCGGCATGTATAATGCTGCGAGACTTGGCTCCGGACCGCGCGATGGCTTTATGCTTTCAATGGCGGATCGGTTTCATGCACCAATTGGCAGAGTGCGGATTATTACAGAAAGTCTTGTGCTGTTGTTGGGACTCGTTCTTGGCGGCCCGGTTTTCATCTTTACCTTTATTTTTACATTCGTGCAGAGTCCAATTTTTCAATTTACGTTTTTAAAAATCGACCGCTACATCAAACACCTTGATACAAGACATACACAAAATCTGCAATCGCGTGCCAAGTGA
- a CDS encoding glycosyltransferase family 4 protein, translated as MKIAIITETFLPSTDGVVTRLKACIRYFLREGHEVRVIAPDLGVYEFEGAQIDGLPATTLPFYRSKKFSLPNRNVKDLLLNFNPDVVHVVNPAILGASGVYYADKLGYPMIASYHTNVAKYLDYYKLSPFKPLIWWYFRKLHNKADLNLCTSNTVKNELEQHGIERVHVWKRGVDTELFHPNKYHKEMRDKLTNNQPEKRLLLYVGRLAAEKEIEKIQSVLKRSDDFVLAIVGDGPHRKTLESHFKGTNTVFTGLLHGEELAKAYASSDVFVFPSTTETLGLVITEAMASGLPLVAAESGPTCEQIRDNHTGLLYDSAKAGDFTETVLKFEDETLRKRLAKAAHEDIAELGWDNQSRQVLDYYKELAKTQKRKVM; from the coding sequence TTGAAAATTGCTATCATAACCGAGACATTTCTGCCTTCAACAGATGGTGTTGTTACACGGCTGAAGGCTTGCATCCGATACTTTTTACGGGAAGGGCACGAGGTCCGTGTTATTGCGCCGGACCTTGGCGTGTATGAGTTTGAGGGGGCACAAATTGATGGGCTTCCTGCAACGACACTGCCTTTTTACCGGTCTAAAAAGTTTTCACTGCCGAACCGGAATGTAAAAGATCTGCTGCTGAACTTTAACCCGGATGTTGTACATGTCGTTAATCCGGCAATTCTTGGAGCATCCGGTGTTTACTATGCTGATAAACTGGGGTATCCGATGATTGCTTCCTATCATACAAATGTGGCAAAGTATTTGGACTACTACAAGCTTTCCCCATTTAAGCCTTTGATCTGGTGGTATTTCCGGAAGCTGCACAATAAGGCAGATTTGAATCTCTGTACGTCCAATACGGTAAAAAATGAACTTGAACAGCATGGCATTGAACGTGTTCATGTTTGGAAACGCGGCGTGGATACCGAATTATTTCATCCGAATAAATATCATAAAGAAATGCGGGACAAACTAACAAATAACCAGCCTGAGAAACGATTATTATTGTATGTCGGCAGACTTGCAGCCGAGAAGGAAATTGAAAAAATCCAATCTGTTTTGAAGCGCTCCGATGATTTTGTGCTGGCAATTGTTGGTGATGGTCCGCATCGCAAAACACTGGAAAGTCATTTTAAAGGAACGAATACGGTGTTCACAGGATTACTGCACGGTGAGGAACTTGCCAAAGCATACGCGTCTTCTGATGTGTTCGTTTTTCCTTCCACAACAGAAACGCTTGGTCTGGTCATAACGGAAGCTATGGCGTCGGGACTGCCGCTTGTTGCGGCCGAAAGCGGTCCTACCTGTGAGCAGATTCGTGATAATCATACAGGTCTGTTGTATGATTCAGCTAAAGCCGGTGATTTTACTGAAACAGTTCTGAAATTTGAGGATGAAACGTTGCGGAAACGTCTGGCCAAGGCAGCACATGAAGATATTGCCGAATTAGGCTGGGACAATCAGTCACGACAGGTGCTTGATTATTACAAGGAACTGGCGAAAACCCAAAAAAGAAAGGTAATGTAA
- a CDS encoding GtrA family protein, which produces MTKQKRKSGPFQFMQFSVIGVSNALIDIGILNLLLILFYTDEKAMLILYNTIAYTLAIANSYFWNARFTFQHAAKGSNRQRVLFIIQAIISLGVNNLVFIGANNLMEIIDVPNWLRYNIAKGLAMFLSFLASFFMIKYMVFRKKRKN; this is translated from the coding sequence ATGACCAAACAGAAACGGAAAAGCGGCCCATTTCAATTTATGCAATTCAGTGTGATCGGAGTTTCCAATGCATTGATTGATATTGGAATTCTAAACCTGCTGCTCATCCTATTCTATACGGATGAAAAAGCCATGCTGATTTTGTATAATACCATTGCATATACATTGGCCATCGCCAACAGTTATTTCTGGAATGCCAGATTCACCTTCCAGCATGCAGCTAAGGGGAGCAACCGGCAGCGGGTTTTGTTTATTATCCAGGCAATTATTAGCCTCGGTGTGAACAATCTGGTGTTTATCGGAGCAAATAACCTAATGGAAATTATTGATGTTCCAAATTGGCTTCGGTACAACATCGCTAAAGGATTGGCAATGTTTTTGTCTTTTTTGGCAAGCTTTTTTATGATCAAGTATATGGTATTTCGAAAAAAACGGAAAAACTGA